In the genome of Arachis stenosperma cultivar V10309 chromosome 6, arast.V10309.gnm1.PFL2, whole genome shotgun sequence, the window TTGACGcatttttttaatctttgaGAATTATTCAGTATTTAACTATTTAAAGAATGTCAAAAATATAAGTGATATCAAATATAATACATTGTACTGCTGTAAGAAAAGTTATCAAATAAAAGGATCATTTAAGAactttccaaaaataaaatgatCATTGTAACTATAGAAGACCAATAATGGAACGGACAAATTTTTTGCATATGACATAGGATACATATGCCTGAAATTATTCACATTTcaagtaaaatatatataatttatttggTGTTGATGATATGATGAATAATGGAAGCAAGCTTAGCAGTTGTCAATGGTTTCTCATGGTAATCATTTAAGCCAGCTTCCATAAATTCTCTTATTTCCACTTCCATTGAACGTGATGACACACCAACAATCATGCTGCAAATGCCCATTGACCGAAGCTTTTTTGTTGCCTATAAATGTAAAAGCAACGTGACAATCTCATTACACAACATGCTAGAAAAAATTATGTTATGGtgaaaaattaaattaggtAAAAAGTAAAGATTGTAATTTTtacaatagaataaaaaaaataaaaatatcatatgCAATGcgtatttaataaaaaaaaaataactacaatTTTCACTCTTCattcaattttattctttacTTCAGAAATTTTCTTTTAGAAATTACTTCTCTAACATTATATTGAACCTTATCCTTAGTCTTTTCATAAATAGTAAACCTATCCTAGGAAACTAGCTAGTCATCTCATCAACTTGGCTTAAATAAATAAGGTTCTTGTttctaccaaaaaaaaaaaatttattttagtccAATAAAGTTTAAAAAGTTTTAGTTTTAAGACTTTAGTTTTAGTTTCTGTTGCTACTGCTTTGttaatcaatataaaaatacataacATACCAGTATTTAAACTATTATGTTAACACTTCACAgtaactaaaataatttttaaaaaaaaattactagaccaaaacaaaaaattaaactgaAATTTTATAGGAACCAAAAATTTAGTAGTCTCTCAACTCTATCTCTTCTTGCGTTGAACAACCTTTGAAGGAGCATAAATTAAAGATCTTTTGAgcaagattttgtttttctcatttccATTATTTAAATTGTCCTAGACCTATAGTTAAGAGACTAATGCTACTTATGGTATGAACTTCATAATTAACCTActgtataaataaatttaaaccAATGCACTAGTTAATGCATCAAAAGCTTAagcttttttattattctttcaataaaaacattttattttaattttctaaatattATGAACATATATACAgtctaaatttaaaatatgagcTTATAATAATAGCTTAGCTTATTACCTCAATGCCATTCATGATGGGCATATCCTTGTCCATAAGAATGAGGTCAAAGCTTTGACCATAACAATGAACATCTACAGCTTCTTTTCCATTTGCTACTCCCATGCATTCCACTCCCAAACCATTCAACATCTTTTGATGAATCTTTCGGTTGATCATGTTGTCATCTACGACAAGAGCTCTTAATTGGGTCGATAAATTTCGACTTGTCATTAGATTTCTCTCCTTGTGACTTAGTCAACCACAAACCTAACTTGAAAGAATTATTTAACAAAGAGATTCATCAAATGAAATTCCATATCTACTATATCTCGTTAGATATGTCTTGATGAAAATGTCGAAGGAATCAATAGAGAAAAGGGGCTTTATTCTAAGGGTTGATTTTTGAATTACCTTTAGATTTCTTTTTGGAACAAAAAATGGTCaacaatattattatatacatcTAATCAAGAGTAAATTAAAACTACTACacaactaaaaatatttataacatGACATTTTTTTTTAGCAAAATACAAACATATATGTAGTTTATTGGATAGAATGATTTGTTATAACGACCCATTATTTATTCATCTAACAATAATAGTCAATAATGCATGTTAATTAAATTTCACACTAACCTGGAAGAATAAATTTTCTCCTTATTCTAGAGTAATAACACTAATTTTGTAATACGTGGAGAAATGAGGAAGATGAATGAAATTGGCTTTATGCTTGggtgctatatatatatatacaaagatatATCATATATTCCAATGTGGTTAATTGACTAAGCATACCACAAGAACATGCAAGATGGAAAGAAAGACGAAGAAAAAGTAGAAACTGTAAAATTAAATTAGGTGTGCACACTGAGTTTGTAGAAGTATCATTTGATTTCGTTCAAATCTCAAAAGTCTAAGGGAGAGTGATTTGTTTTCCAAAAATGGGGGTGATTCCTGATACACTGGGTAAATGTGTAGACCaatcttttttctatttttcactAAACAAGAAGACAATAATATTacaattagattttttttgggTACTCTTGGTTATTTGCCTctcatttgtttttttttttttttttttctctttggcAAACGAGTTTGACCCACAAAACTTGCGGCACTAGTACACTATACTTcattcatttcttcttcttgaaagTGCAAATCTTACATTGCATggaaaataaatagataataaattaGAGGCAAGCAATGTGTCCACATAACATAACTTTATTTACCAGGACGAGAATAATAGATCACGTGGAACTATAGAATGTTACTAGCTACACTATTCTCTGATCTATTCTCCTCGTTAATGGATTAGATTCTATTTTATCTTCTCCATGAACTTCTTTTTAGTTTATATATAAACACAATTTGCATCTTATATATCAATATAGGTATGCTTATATATAGTAATTAGTAAAGGTAAATTCCATTAACTTTATTCACCACATATTTGACTATTTTTCCtctaattattttgtatatagTATGTTTCTTTAAAGTGGGTTGTTTCCTTGTTTTTTGTTTCGAACATTTAAACACCTAGTTCCTCGTATATTTAGAAATTTTTGTGTTGTTTCTATTCTAACATATgaatttcattattattatttttttagattgaGTTAGATGTTAGACAGGTATTTATTGGtatataaaagagaataacactATTTATCTAATTATATCCAATCAGATCCCACAATTTTTCTGTATATCTTCTCTTACATTCATTGTTCTCTCTCTCGTTTTGACCATTATAACCAAGGTTAGTTATTTGCAGCATATTCACATGCGTTTgttgtataatttattttttatttttatataaatattttgttatacTAAAAAGTTGAATTCAGTCTTCTCATTTAGCCATTTAGGCACTTCTGCTTTCTGCTAATATTTGTGTAGGTGTGGCTTACTAGAGAAATAGATTTGATCGAAAATGACATTCACTTGGATTCCAGCTGTGGTTATTCTTTTACCTAAAAGGCAAGTACAGCGAGATTATCAGATTATCCATTAACTCATATATAGCTTAAGGGTAATTccataatttaattatatttgtttatTTGGCAAACCCTAAATCCAAATATCTCCTGGTGCGTGAAAAAAAGTGAGATCGCTCGTTTTAAGAGTGGAGCGTAAATTGTTTGTTATTGAGAGAAGTAAAAGGgtcaacatttttttttcttatgagGATAAAATACGTACAAGCTGCTTCATTAATAGTTTAGAAATATTGTATTGATTTCCGAAAGCCCCCGGAAATGGAAATGGAAATGTAGTGCTTGCCTTAGCATTAGTAGTTTTTGTATGTGCTGTAATTTTGGTATATAGTGATATCGACATTAACAGAATTTTTTGCGGTGTCTCATTGGGATAATGCTAGTAGCTTTATCAGTTGGAATTTATGGCTAGTGTTATGGTTAACAATTTGGATGGAATCCGTGATGCATTTGCATTTGAGAGTTGCAAGTATAGGATGGACATTTCCATTACACAAATAATTTTTCCTATATATTCTCAATACAACAATTTCATTTGATCATTTATTAGAAGCCGGGTTAACTTCGTAGAAAACACTAACCGTAAAAGAAACGCTAAATAATCTACAATAGATGAGGATCTAAATCATGAATTTTCCTCATTACGAATAAAACAAACAACATTGAAGCAAAGCGCCTTTTGCGAATACTTTGGTGTTATTCTGGCACGTTAGGGTCCCCTAAAATAATGATGATAATAGTATAAAAATGGATAGATGATTTTCTTGGGATGACAATAATTGTAGCTTGAAAATACGTTTCAAGAAACTTATACCTAAATCCAATATAAAGTAAATGAACCACTAAAAGAATGTAGTACAATCAAATCAATAATGTTTACTCAATATACATTACATGTGTCACTGCATTCCACCAGATCACCACCAGCACCTCTAAATTCGAATAAACATTGGCATAGAAAAAGTAAAGAccaaaactatattttataaaacaAGAGGAAACGGACCTCTAAAATTCATGCACGCAAATATACAAAATACACAACAAAGAATAATAACACCCAAAAATCACAAATTTACTTCTGAATGAGCATTCTAATCATGAGAGGCATCAATGGCTTTGCCTGTCCTCGCTTGTGAGATTCTATTCGCATAAATAGTGACCAACTTCAACTGTGTGCTGTTAAGCCCTTGCAAATATGGCAAGAATGCTTTCCCAAGCATGATATAGATGTCCACAAGACAGAAAACAACGGTCTGTAACCATCCACCACACAAACGGATGGAGAAAAATGAGGAAGTgtagaaaagggggaaaaaggaACAAGCATAAAACCAGCCTACAATTTTTAGCAATAGAAACAATACACCAATCTTCTCAttcaaagaaaatattttgattcaGTCAATCAATTTCATAATCCTTTTAGTGGTGTATATTATGATATTATTGGTTAAAAGAACAAAATCATATTCAGTATCTGAACTGAAGCGTGTTTATGAAACTGATTAAAGAGGGTAATGAGTGCCAATGGTAAGGAAGGAGCAAAGCAAGTTTAAGTGACACAAACATCAAACATCAACATCACTAGACAAGGAGTTTAAACATGAAAAAGGGGCTAATTACTAGCAATTGATTCCCTTGAATGGTTTTGTTTATGCAAGTATGCTTGGAAGTAAGAACAAATTTCTTTCcctaagaggaaagaaagaacaatttaatttatgaggaTACGCCAATACCATCCGTGGCATTGGTGACGGGTTTGTGGTCAAGGCCAAGAGTGGCATTGCACTGATGATGAGAGGCACATAAAGGAGTAACTAGTGAAGGTACTTCTATCACTTAAAAGTAGATACATTGTATACTGGCATCATTGCTTTTTACCCAAAAATACTTTTCTACTAATGATGGAATATAACTATTTTAAGGTGCTAATGATGGAACATAGCTGCATTCATCTGTTACACTGATCTCAGACTGATCGACAAGGAATTTTTTACAGCCtgaattttttgtatatttagTAGAGCACAATAAATTATTTCAGGCAAAAGACCCTACATACCTTGCGAACATCTGCACTCTGGTTTCCAAAAGCTTCAAAAAGAGCAGGTAGAAATGAAGGTAACTGAGCCATCAGTTCCTCTTGAGACAGCCGGCCAACAAGCTGAAGAAAGAAATCAAATTACGTTAGAATGATCATAAAGCATATTTGAATCTTGTATAAAAAACGCTCCTAAGAATGAAGGGGTCAGAGTTTAAAATATTGGATGTCATAAACAAATCATAAGACAATAAAAAAGCATGATCCATTAGCATGTGGTTATCATTATCATTAACTGATTGTGCTCCTACTTTTTAAGAATCAATACAGAATTCAACCATGCAAAGTATGTATGATAATTCTGAATTCTCATTCAAGGGGTAAAAAAGGAATGGAGAAAAGTGTCTCTGTTAAGGGCCATTtctgaacaacaatgaaaactAAGGAAACAACCAAAGAACAAAGGAAATGGCATATTGGCTGAGTGATCGAGGTAACCAAGATGTAAACAtgaaagaatataataaataaCTAAACACGGAAATGCAAGGATAAGTTTTATAATCTAATTTAGAATATGACACAATAATATGCGGCATTTGTTAAATAGGTCAGGTGACTTGCTAGGGGTCTGTAGCCTAGCCAGTAGAAAATAAGTTCAGCCTTAGGCCTTTTAAAAGCGTTTGTTAGTTAATAGGTCAGATCCAGGCTCATTCATAATCCTATTTGGCCTGTGactgttttatatatatatatatatatatatatagtggtACAATTAAAAAGTACAATGAGTGGGGTTTTAACTTTTGAACATCAAGAAGCATAAGGAAACAACGGCTATAATTTAAgtgattttttattgttttttggaatcttttttcatttttaaatttcaagCCTCCTTCAAACAGGTTTCAAACCAGGGTAGAGTTAGACTTAACAACTGGTCAAACTTAATACTTATAAAATAGTCTATAACAGGTTACAAGCCAAGTTGATGACATTGCAGATCTGGCCCATCTCCACCCCTAAATATGCCCCCACACTTTGAAATATTGTTGACTTAATAGGGCACTTTtccaaaacaaaagaaaaaacaaacctTTGTCAAGCAATTTATGCAAGTGACAAGAGTTTTCTCATCCTCTGTAACCAGAAGAGGGACTATAACctgcaaaaatttaaatttagagcATCAGCTTAAACAAAGCAAAATCCAACAAATCCGCTTTCTCTCAAAGATAATCACAGGAAGTAAGGACAACCACAAAGCTGGGAGAGAGAAAAAATCAAGAAATACATACACTTAAACATCTGAATGGATCATACTGGGACAAAACAATGTTCAGGCAGTGCTCTGATTCACTTGAGACCTAAATGCAGGATGTAAGGCTGAGCCAAGGAAAAGAAAGGAACTATCGAAAGACAAACTAAGACAGGATAAAGTGTTTACCTTCGGAATTATATCTTTTGTGACATGAAGCAGCTTCTCAATTACAATCTCAACTGAGTTCTCCATTGCATCTTTCTGCAGAAAacaattttcatttaaaaataaaaacaaaaaaaaaatcataatgaTATAAGTGAATGTCCCAGAAACACCTATACAGGTATCTATAGTTGCAAACACTGATAATATGAGATGATAAAAGAATTATTtgaacaagaaattgaagaaatgAAGTGTAGAAGAAAACCTGATTTTTAAGCATCTCAACTATCAGTGAGAGAGAAAGCTCTCTGATTGAGGAATCTGAATCATCCAGCACCTCAAGAACAACTGTCAAAATCTGATTGAAGTACTGCAAGCACAACACAATTATTATCACATAAAAGACAAATCCAaagataaattcgttgttgatTAACAGAATTGAATAAATTACAGTTCTTTTGGACATAGAACTTATCTATTCAACAAGATAATGGTTAACTGTTAATATCACACAAGAAACCAGTAAAACTTCACCAGCCAATACGGATGCATTACAAAGCTTTTATTTATGCAATGGGTTGGGTGGGTACAAAGGCCTAAATTAACCAATATAGAAGAAgtacttaaaaattttcaaacaaaTCATAAGAGTTAGCTGCATTAAAAACATTTTTACAGTttaacccttttttttttccgagAGGTTGTCTGAATTATTACAATAGGAAGATAAACACATAATATTAATACTAACTACTAAATGAAAACATCAGTATCACTGTAAAACAACTTCTATATATGGTTATTGAATTACGGAATTTAATGGACTactacttttcttttcaaactACTATAGAGACACTCATGAAACCAAACATACCTTAGTCCAAACAGAATGATCATTTGTTATAGAAGCGTCAACTAACTGTTGAAGTGCTGTCCGTTTACTTGAAATAGGGCTGCCATCACCCTCACTGCATATCTACACAAGAGAACAGctatatattttcaattttcagATAATCCAAGAACACAAGCAACAATTAAGCCTTGTCATGTGACATAACCTAAGATATAACTTCAAAAATAAACCAAGAGAAAAAATCAGTCCCAAGCCACATTAAGTTGTCTCCACTTTACTTGAAAACACTAATACCATCTGTTGACTAATTATAACTGCCACTTTCAACAGCTGTCTCAGAAGTCATTATCAAAGTTGACAGATGTATAATTAAGTATGtaatgatttttaatgaatattGTGTTACTATCTCTAGAATAATGCTATAATTTTACTACATCAAGTTATTGGACTCCCAGTGGGTTAATCATCATGTCTTAAGGGTTTTCTGCATATATTTTACAAACGTATCACAGGAATCTTTTAAGTTAATTTCCTATTTCTTATGTGCATTTTGCTGCTCTTGGAGAATATCTTATAAGTCTCTCAGtctcaatatatatatacacacatttCAAATAGTAACATTATAAAGGATATTGATTCTCTAGTAGTTTCAAAACTCACCATATGAAGAATTTGAGGAATGCTGGGTCCTGTGTCGGTCATGGAATTAACCTTTACAGCTTCAGCTAAGTGATGGTTCAGTTCCAATTCAGAAGAATGTTCTTTGTCATGTACATATGCTTCAGCACCATTTAATTGCTCTAATGACACCAGACCATTATCATCAAGATGAGGAATTGAAAGACCCTCATAATTCAAGCTATTGTCCACATGTCCAAGTTGGCTAGTTTGAGAACCAAAGTTTTGTCCCACTGGATTAACTGCATATGCAAGATCATTAGTTTTTGCACCAACACTCCCACTAGTGGAATCTGTCTCAAGATTC includes:
- the LOC130936567 gene encoding two-component response regulator 24-like; the encoded protein is MTSRNLSTQLRALVVDDNMINRKIHQKMLNGLGVECMGVANGKEAVDVHCYGQSFDLILMDKDMPIMNGIEATKKLRSMGICSMIVGVSSRSMEVEIREFMEAGLNDYHEKPLTTAKLASIIHHIINTK